One Massilia sp. 9096 genomic window carries:
- a CDS encoding universal stress protein produces the protein MGYKTILVHVDLSCHAPPRMRYAACLARAHGARLIGAAMLGVSCDIFPHGYRAAPGTLEAGYFEPLAENGRRALAHFEAIGDKIQVPHEARFLCDQTDHALMLQARFADLVVVSQDDPAESMPDMAIRLPDSLILECARPVLVVPRTDPAPYRDPHILVAWDGSKEACAAMSAAMPLLRHASDVTVVMLTGRQRTVEDCRAEQSELQAFLATHQVTPRVLVHRAQNDTGHALLGLAKDFGCGLLVMGCYGHSRFREFCLGSPSRTVLAEADIPLLLAH, from the coding sequence ATGGGCTACAAGACCATCCTCGTGCATGTCGATCTGTCCTGTCATGCGCCGCCGCGCATGCGTTACGCCGCCTGCCTTGCGCGCGCGCACGGCGCGCGGCTGATCGGCGCAGCCATGCTGGGCGTCTCGTGCGACATCTTCCCGCATGGGTATCGTGCCGCGCCCGGCACGCTGGAAGCCGGCTATTTCGAGCCGCTCGCCGAGAACGGGCGCCGGGCGCTAGCGCATTTCGAAGCGATCGGCGACAAGATACAAGTGCCGCATGAAGCCCGGTTCCTGTGCGACCAGACCGACCATGCACTCATGCTGCAAGCACGCTTTGCCGACCTGGTCGTCGTCAGCCAGGACGACCCTGCCGAATCGATGCCGGACATGGCGATCCGTCTGCCCGACTCGCTCATCCTCGAATGTGCGCGTCCGGTCCTGGTCGTCCCGCGCACCGATCCTGCCCCCTACCGCGATCCGCACATACTGGTCGCCTGGGACGGCAGCAAGGAAGCCTGCGCCGCCATGAGCGCGGCGATGCCGTTGCTGCGCCACGCCAGCGACGTCACGGTCGTGATGCTGACCGGGCGGCAGCGAACCGTCGAGGACTGCCGCGCCGAACAGTCCGAACTGCAGGCTTTCCTGGCGACGCACCAGGTGACACCGCGCGTACTGGTGCACCGCGCGCAAAACGATACCGGGCACGCCCTGCTGGGCCTGGCGAAAGACTTTGGCTGCGGCCTGCTCGTGATGGGCTGTTATGGACACAGCCGGTTCCGCGAATTCTGCCTGGGCAGCCCCAGCCGCACCGTGCTGGCGGAGGCCGACATCCCATTGCTGCTGGCGCACTGA
- the dmeF gene encoding CDF family Co(II)/Ni(II) efflux transporter DmeF, whose translation MDKQVYCQLAGQLQQRDPGKDSAAERSTRRVVWITIAMMVVELAVGWWSNSMALLADGWHMSSHVVAIGLSALAYRASRKFAADPRFAFGTWKIEILAGYTSAVFLLVIAALMAVGAIERLLAPQPVQYGEAMIIAAVGLVVNIVCALILGDAHDHGPGGHHHHHDHHDHHHGDDDHGPGHGGHHHDLNLRSAYVHVIADAATSALAVAALGGGWRYGWTWLDPVTGLVGALVVAAWAKNLLGATGKILLDREMDAPVVEEIREAAQAGPHGQSAALQDLHVWRVGPEAYACALAVTTSDRALTAAHIRNRLAVHEEIVHSTIEIHYADSVG comes from the coding sequence ATGGACAAACAGGTGTATTGCCAGCTGGCGGGCCAGCTGCAACAGCGTGATCCCGGCAAGGACAGCGCCGCCGAGCGCAGTACGCGCCGTGTGGTGTGGATCACGATCGCGATGATGGTCGTCGAGCTCGCGGTTGGCTGGTGGTCGAACTCGATGGCGCTGCTGGCGGACGGCTGGCACATGAGTTCGCACGTGGTCGCCATCGGCTTGAGTGCGCTCGCTTACCGCGCGTCGCGTAAATTTGCCGCCGATCCGCGCTTTGCGTTCGGCACGTGGAAGATCGAAATCCTCGCCGGCTACACCAGTGCGGTGTTCCTGCTCGTGATCGCCGCACTCATGGCGGTCGGGGCCATCGAGCGGCTGCTGGCGCCGCAGCCCGTGCAGTATGGCGAAGCGATGATCATCGCCGCCGTCGGCCTGGTGGTGAATATCGTCTGCGCGCTGATCCTCGGCGACGCGCACGACCATGGGCCTGGCGGCCACCATCATCATCACGATCACCACGACCATCATCACGGCGATGACGACCACGGTCCAGGCCACGGTGGTCACCACCACGATCTCAACCTGCGCTCGGCCTATGTCCACGTGATCGCCGACGCCGCGACCTCGGCGCTGGCGGTTGCTGCGCTGGGCGGAGGCTGGCGGTACGGATGGACCTGGCTCGATCCGGTGACGGGCTTGGTGGGTGCCCTGGTCGTCGCTGCATGGGCGAAGAATCTGCTCGGTGCGACCGGGAAGATCCTGCTGGACCGCGAAATGGATGCGCCGGTCGTCGAGGAGATCCGTGAGGCTGCGCAAGCCGGGCCGCATGGCCAGTCCGCCGCGCTGCAGGACTTGCATGTCTGGCGCGTCGGACCTGAAGCCTATGCATGCGCACTCGCCGTCACGACATCCGACCGCGCCCTGACGGCGGCGCATATCCGTAATCGCCTCGCCGTCCACGAAGAAATCGTCCACTCGACGATCGAGATCCACTACGCGGACAGCGTCGGCTGA
- a CDS encoding GTP-binding protein, with protein sequence MSVSSQVPVTLLTGFLGAGKTTLLNRILSEEHGERIAVIENEFGETGIDSDLLVNSEEQIVEMNNGCICCTVRGDLVRILGQLAQRRTAGEIDFERVIIETTGLADPAPVAQTFFVDEGVGNYYRLDAIVTVVDALHAPQQLDAHHEAQEQVGFADRILVSKADLVTPQAADALLERLKGMNARAPVSFVNFGHTDLAQILDVQGFNLDAILEIEPDFLEDVAHEHDDEISSFVFRASRPFRIGKLEEFLSAMLTEYGNDMLRYKGVLDVAGLPARVVFQGVHMMMGSDMGQKWQEGEARESVMVFIGRNLPSERFVNGLESCLSRHGAKA encoded by the coding sequence ATGAGCGTTTCAAGCCAAGTCCCCGTTACCTTGCTGACCGGCTTTCTCGGCGCCGGCAAGACCACGCTGTTGAACCGCATCCTCAGCGAGGAGCACGGCGAGCGCATCGCCGTGATCGAAAACGAGTTCGGTGAAACCGGCATCGACAGCGACCTGCTGGTCAACAGCGAAGAACAGATCGTCGAGATGAACAACGGCTGCATCTGCTGCACCGTGCGCGGCGACCTGGTGCGCATCCTCGGCCAGCTGGCGCAGCGCCGGACCGCTGGCGAGATCGACTTCGAGCGCGTCATCATCGAGACCACGGGTCTCGCCGATCCGGCGCCGGTGGCGCAGACGTTTTTCGTCGACGAAGGCGTCGGCAACTACTATCGCCTGGACGCCATCGTCACCGTGGTCGACGCGCTGCACGCGCCGCAGCAGCTCGACGCGCATCACGAGGCGCAGGAGCAGGTGGGCTTCGCCGACCGCATCCTCGTGTCCAAGGCCGACCTGGTGACGCCGCAGGCCGCCGATGCGCTGCTCGAGCGCCTGAAAGGCATGAACGCGCGCGCGCCGGTCAGCTTCGTCAACTTCGGCCATACCGACCTGGCCCAGATCCTGGACGTGCAGGGCTTCAACCTGGATGCCATCCTCGAGATCGAGCCGGATTTTCTCGAGGACGTCGCGCACGAGCACGACGACGAGATCTCGTCCTTCGTATTCCGTGCCTCCCGTCCGTTCCGCATTGGGAAACTGGAAGAGTTCCTGTCCGCGATGCTGACCGAATACGGCAACGACATGCTGCGCTACAAGGGCGTGCTCGACGTCGCGGGGCTGCCGGCGCGCGTCGTGTTCCAGGGCGTGCACATGATGATGGGATCGGACATGGGCCAGAAGTGGCAAGAGGGCGAGGCGCGCGAGAGCGTCATGGTGTTCATCGGACGAAATCTGCCCAGTGAGCGTTTCGTGAACGGTCTCGAGTCCTGCCTGTCCAGGCATGGCGCGAAGGCTTGA
- a CDS encoding TonB-dependent siderophore receptor: protein MKWKHIRLKRLAWSSLAAASVALPAHGAQAAPEAPADTDGTPVARVVVSAAAPLEALDRGAPTASRLDLSVRETPATVDVITAETMEIRGYQSVEQAVDSLPGVSSGGAPGSPSQFSMRGFTGDQVTVLRDGIYLGPADMTYRPQNTFNLASVEVLKGPGSVLYGQGAIAGTVNVISKKASLGANSLDGVASYGRFNSSQMGVGANKVLAPGLALRADVSRTASSGFVDRAHADSTNATLSLLWKPNARFDLALGLDYLTDHPSSYYGTPLVSAAFAGPYASGVVATPDGSTIDRRLRDVNYNVGDYRIESTQYLPRIGLHWRPSDGITISNDAYYLYADRKWKNAETYAFDPGTNRVDRDRFFVFHEQHLAGDQLSATFAQPLAGLANRFVIGLDYSKLDFVRTRGFPDGDSVAPFQPAAGVFGPLVGRRSPTRWHDRAVFLEDALDLTDRLKLVGGARAERFDLVRENYGPDGSYQAATSFERTFRPKNWRLGLVYQDVHGWAPYIQYSTGQDPVGSNILLVNAGQNFDLSRSRQVEAGVKTDLDGRRGELTLAVYDIERRNLLTQTSADVVDTAGMQKSRGLELTLGYKPLPAWKVDANLAYTDASYRNFIDTSNGVDASGNRPANVPRWSANLWNRYSGFGGIPLEVGAGLRYVGERYGNTANTMVLKSYTLIDLYANYRLGSKLSLIARVNNAANRFYAQWADVNYPTQIQLGAPIGYELGLVAHF from the coding sequence ATGAAGTGGAAACACATCCGGCTGAAGCGACTGGCCTGGTCCTCGTTGGCCGCCGCGTCGGTCGCGTTGCCGGCGCATGGCGCCCAGGCGGCGCCGGAAGCACCCGCAGACACGGACGGCACGCCGGTCGCGCGCGTGGTCGTCAGCGCCGCGGCGCCGTTGGAAGCGCTCGACCGCGGCGCGCCCACCGCCAGCCGGCTTGACCTGAGCGTGCGCGAGACGCCGGCCACGGTCGACGTCATCACGGCCGAGACGATGGAAATACGCGGTTACCAGAGCGTGGAACAGGCCGTCGACAGCCTCCCCGGCGTCAGTTCCGGCGGCGCTCCGGGCAGCCCATCGCAGTTCTCGATGCGCGGCTTCACCGGCGACCAGGTCACGGTGCTGCGCGACGGCATCTACCTCGGGCCGGCCGACATGACCTACCGGCCGCAAAATACCTTCAACCTGGCCAGCGTCGAGGTGCTGAAAGGGCCGGGATCGGTGCTGTACGGGCAGGGCGCCATCGCCGGCACGGTCAACGTGATCTCCAAGAAAGCGTCGCTCGGCGCCAACTCGCTCGATGGCGTGGCGTCGTATGGCCGCTTCAACAGCAGCCAGATGGGCGTCGGCGCCAACAAGGTGCTCGCGCCGGGACTGGCGTTGCGCGCTGACGTCAGCCGCACCGCATCCAGCGGTTTCGTCGACCGCGCACACGCCGATTCCACCAACGCCACGCTGTCGCTGCTGTGGAAGCCGAACGCGCGCTTCGACCTTGCGCTCGGGCTGGACTACCTGACCGACCATCCGTCGAGCTACTACGGCACGCCGCTGGTGAGCGCCGCATTCGCCGGGCCGTATGCCAGCGGCGTGGTGGCCACGCCCGACGGCAGCACGATCGACCGCCGCCTGCGCGACGTGAACTACAACGTCGGCGACTACCGGATCGAGTCGACGCAGTACCTGCCGCGTATCGGCCTGCACTGGCGCCCGTCCGACGGGATCACGATCAGCAACGACGCCTATTACCTGTACGCCGACCGCAAGTGGAAGAACGCCGAGACCTACGCCTTCGATCCGGGGACGAACCGGGTCGACCGCGACCGCTTCTTCGTTTTCCATGAGCAGCACCTGGCCGGCGACCAGCTGAGCGCCACTTTCGCGCAGCCGCTGGCCGGGTTGGCGAACCGCTTCGTGATCGGGCTGGACTACAGCAAGCTCGATTTCGTGCGCACGCGCGGCTTCCCGGACGGAGACAGCGTCGCCCCGTTCCAGCCGGCGGCGGGCGTTTTCGGCCCACTGGTCGGGCGGCGCAGTCCGACGCGCTGGCACGACAGGGCGGTGTTCCTGGAGGATGCGCTGGACCTCACCGACCGCCTGAAACTGGTGGGCGGAGCGCGCGCCGAGCGCTTCGACCTCGTGCGCGAGAACTATGGTCCCGACGGCAGCTACCAGGCCGCCACCAGCTTCGAACGCACCTTCCGTCCCAAGAACTGGCGCCTCGGCCTGGTCTACCAGGACGTGCACGGCTGGGCGCCCTATATCCAGTACAGCACCGGCCAGGACCCGGTCGGCTCGAATATCCTGCTGGTCAACGCCGGCCAGAACTTCGACCTGAGCCGCTCACGCCAGGTCGAAGCCGGCGTCAAGACCGACCTCGATGGCCGCCGCGGTGAGCTGACGCTGGCGGTCTACGACATCGAGCGCAGGAATTTGCTGACGCAGACCTCGGCCGACGTGGTCGACACCGCCGGTATGCAGAAGTCGCGCGGGTTGGAGCTGACGCTCGGCTACAAGCCGCTGCCGGCCTGGAAGGTCGATGCCAACCTGGCCTACACCGACGCCAGCTACCGCAACTTCATCGATACCAGCAACGGCGTCGACGCCAGCGGCAACCGGCCGGCGAACGTTCCGCGTTGGAGCGCCAATCTGTGGAACCGCTACAGCGGCTTCGGCGGCATTCCGCTGGAAGTCGGTGCGGGCCTGCGTTACGTCGGCGAGCGCTACGGCAATACGGCCAACACAATGGTCTTGAAAAGCTATACGCTGATCGATCTGTACGCGAACTACCGGCTGGGCAGCAAGCTCAGCTTGATCGCACGCGTCAACAACGCGGCCAACAGGTTCTACGCGCAGTGGGCCGACGTCAACTATCCAACCCAGATCCAGTTGGGCGCGCCCATCGGCTATGAACTCGGTCTCGTCGCGCACTTCTAA
- a CDS encoding DUF1289 domain-containing protein: protein MAVQSPCVSLCHFDGRTGFCTGCLRTLEEARAWKKIGDPARHRIINDRTRREGKLSARAKTKNQDVK, encoded by the coding sequence ATGGCAGTCCAATCTCCCTGCGTCTCCTTGTGCCACTTCGACGGGCGTACCGGCTTTTGTACCGGCTGCCTGCGCACGCTGGAGGAGGCACGCGCTTGGAAGAAGATCGGCGACCCCGCGCGCCACCGCATCATCAACGACCGGACGCGCCGCGAGGGCAAGCTTTCCGCCCGAGCGAAAACCAAAAACCAGGATGTGAAATGA
- a CDS encoding universal stress protein: MNYKTILVHADGSRGLEARLTFAAALALEHDAHLVGVVQTGILRFVCGIPPDGYLGDMAPLLDDMRASAEQRAAHFDSVARQAGAVSFEHRIGDEDAGYALATQAMYADLVIVGQSDPEDPAAAHAGIPEYVALHAPCPVLVLPYARSFGPAFERVVVGWNASPESARAVRQALPLLKGAKEVEVAVFYDARSDAAAMGGPEVTLMLARHGIAATLCQERAGADPAGDLLTRVAHGRADLLVMGCYGHKRFREILLGGVSRTVLRDMPVPVLMAH; this comes from the coding sequence ATGAACTACAAAACAATTCTCGTGCACGCCGACGGTTCGCGCGGCCTCGAGGCCCGGCTCACGTTCGCCGCCGCACTCGCTCTCGAGCATGACGCCCATCTGGTCGGCGTCGTGCAAACCGGAATCCTTCGCTTCGTCTGTGGCATCCCGCCCGACGGTTACCTTGGCGACATGGCGCCGCTGCTCGACGACATGCGCGCCAGCGCCGAACAGCGTGCCGCGCACTTCGACAGCGTTGCCCGCCAGGCCGGCGCCGTCTCGTTCGAGCACCGGATTGGCGACGAGGACGCCGGTTATGCGCTGGCAACCCAGGCGATGTATGCGGACCTGGTCATCGTCGGGCAGTCCGACCCGGAGGACCCCGCCGCCGCGCACGCCGGGATTCCGGAGTACGTCGCGCTGCACGCGCCCTGCCCCGTACTCGTGCTTCCCTACGCGCGAAGCTTCGGGCCGGCGTTCGAGCGTGTCGTGGTCGGTTGGAACGCCAGCCCGGAGTCGGCGCGCGCGGTGCGGCAAGCGCTGCCGCTACTGAAGGGGGCAAAGGAGGTCGAGGTGGCGGTATTTTACGATGCCAGGTCCGACGCGGCCGCCATGGGCGGGCCCGAGGTCACGCTGATGCTGGCGCGGCACGGGATCGCCGCCACGCTGTGCCAGGAGCGTGCCGGCGCCGACCCGGCCGGCGATCTCCTGACGCGCGTGGCCCACGGTCGGGCCGACCTGCTGGTCATGGGTTGCTACGGGCACAAGCGCTTTCGCGAAATCCTGCTCGGCGGCGTCAGCCGCACGGTCCTGCGCGACATGCCGGTGCCGGTCCTGATGGCGCATTGA
- a CDS encoding universal stress protein, translated as MVKTIVVHIDGGAQQESRLQAAALLANEHEAHLIGSAVTGTTWPSYALLAGPMGAGMIDADFQAMRDSAAARLEAFEETARALGVVSFESRLIEDDAYFALMLQSRYADLVVVSQDGDPDLPARLRGLPEHLALHGARPVLVVPENYRGRPLTRSMVVGWDGSVQAIRAIGAALPLLRRAASVRLALVNPDEISTVHGEEPGADMALYLSRHGVNVEVVVERTAGSEGEALISLARDAEAGLIVAGAYGHSRYREWALGGVTRDLLEWSPLPLLLAH; from the coding sequence ATGGTCAAGACCATCGTAGTGCATATCGACGGCGGCGCCCAGCAGGAAAGCCGTCTGCAGGCCGCCGCCTTGCTGGCCAACGAGCACGAGGCGCACCTGATCGGCAGCGCCGTCACCGGAACCACCTGGCCGAGCTATGCGCTGCTCGCCGGTCCGATGGGCGCCGGCATGATCGATGCCGATTTCCAGGCCATGCGGGACAGCGCGGCTGCGCGCCTGGAGGCGTTCGAGGAAACAGCGCGCGCCCTGGGCGTGGTGTCGTTCGAAAGCCGGCTGATCGAGGACGATGCCTACTTCGCGCTCATGCTGCAGTCGCGCTATGCCGACCTGGTCGTCGTCAGCCAGGACGGCGACCCGGACCTGCCGGCGCGCCTGCGCGGCTTGCCTGAACACCTGGCGCTGCATGGCGCACGGCCCGTGCTGGTCGTGCCAGAGAACTACCGAGGCAGGCCGCTCACGCGCAGCATGGTGGTCGGCTGGGACGGCAGCGTGCAGGCGATCCGCGCCATCGGGGCCGCCCTGCCGCTGCTGCGCCGCGCCGCATCCGTCAGGCTGGCGCTGGTCAACCCGGACGAGATATCCACGGTGCACGGCGAGGAGCCCGGCGCCGACATGGCCCTGTACCTGTCGCGCCACGGCGTGAACGTCGAGGTGGTGGTCGAGCGCACGGCCGGCAGCGAGGGAGAGGCGCTGATCAGCCTGGCGCGCGACGCCGAAGCCGGCCTGATCGTGGCGGGCGCGTATGGCCACAGCCGCTACCGCGAGTGGGCGCTCGGCGGCGTGACGCGCGACCTGCTCGAATGGTCGCCCTTGCCCCTGCTGCTGGCGCACTGA
- a CDS encoding metal/formaldehyde-sensitive transcriptional repressor, whose product MSHLNRNKTKLLNRVRRIQGQLEAVERSLGEGATCSEILQVLAGARGAMNGLMAEVIEDHIRHHVAGAEIASQGERDQGADELVDVIRSYLK is encoded by the coding sequence TTGTCCCACCTCAACCGCAACAAGACGAAACTACTCAACCGCGTTCGACGCATCCAGGGTCAGCTCGAGGCCGTCGAGCGTTCGCTTGGAGAGGGAGCGACCTGTTCCGAGATCCTACAAGTGCTTGCTGGCGCCCGAGGCGCTATGAATGGCCTGATGGCCGAAGTGATCGAGGACCACATCCGCCACCACGTGGCCGGCGCCGAGATCGCCAGCCAGGGCGAGCGCGATCAAGGTGCCGACGAGCTGGTCGACGTGATCCGCAGCTATCTGAAGTAG
- a CDS encoding PepSY domain-containing protein has protein sequence MSRLHRWLGTGFCLAFALWFCTGFVMIYVPFPALPDVARVAAAAPVGLENVVVNPSTAAYGLPVRRLRLVDVLGRPRYIATLEDGSMRSMAADTGGTPLPLTSAEASRLAARFTGQPVRAVGGPVDYDQWIVHQRFDAARPFYRVAIDDAAGTEVYVSIRLGEVLQRTTRFERGWNWVGAVVHWIYPTVLRKRLWAWDQVVWWLALAGTVVAASGYALGLVRMVNLRRSGRAGVSPFRGWLRWHHLLGLVGGAFALTWVFSGWLSMDHGRLFSTDQPEAARVARFRGTDLAGAMAALTPERLRRLPAAREIEFTAVGGKGFVIERGLRDGSDRIVPLVDGVPQPPIAAMREALVARAAAVAWAPAPVLDVAPVRADDAYAHTRSEPLPDGALRVRIGDRACTWVHVDVHSGLILNRMDDSRRAYRWLYMGLHTFDFPFLNRVGSLWRILMLAALCAGLGLSVSALVLGKRRLARAIKPRG, from the coding sequence GTGTCGCGCCTGCATCGCTGGCTGGGGACGGGATTCTGCCTGGCGTTCGCGCTGTGGTTCTGCACCGGGTTCGTAATGATCTACGTGCCGTTCCCGGCGCTGCCGGACGTGGCGCGCGTCGCGGCGGCGGCGCCGGTCGGACTGGAGAACGTGGTGGTGAACCCAAGCACGGCCGCATACGGATTGCCGGTCCGGCGCCTGCGGCTGGTCGACGTCCTGGGGCGGCCGCGCTATATCGCGACGCTGGAGGACGGCAGCATGCGCAGCATGGCGGCGGACACGGGCGGCACGCCGCTGCCGCTGACAAGCGCCGAAGCGTCGCGGCTGGCCGCACGCTTCACGGGCCAGCCAGTGCGCGCCGTGGGCGGGCCGGTCGACTACGACCAGTGGATCGTGCACCAGCGCTTCGACGCGGCGAGGCCTTTCTACCGCGTCGCCATCGACGATGCGGCAGGCACCGAGGTCTACGTGTCGATCCGCCTGGGCGAGGTGCTGCAGCGGACCACGCGCTTCGAGCGTGGCTGGAACTGGGTCGGCGCGGTCGTGCACTGGATTTATCCGACGGTCCTGCGCAAGCGCCTGTGGGCCTGGGACCAGGTCGTCTGGTGGCTGGCGCTTGCGGGCACCGTCGTGGCGGCCAGCGGCTACGCGCTCGGACTGGTGCGCATGGTGAACCTGCGCCGCAGCGGCAGGGCCGGCGTGTCGCCGTTTCGCGGCTGGCTGCGCTGGCATCATCTCCTCGGCCTGGTAGGCGGGGCGTTTGCGCTGACCTGGGTGTTCAGCGGCTGGCTGTCGATGGACCATGGGCGACTGTTTTCCACCGACCAGCCGGAGGCGGCGCGCGTCGCACGCTTTCGCGGCACGGACCTGGCTGGCGCCATGGCCGCGCTTACGCCGGAAAGGCTGCGCAGGCTGCCTGCTGCGCGCGAAATCGAGTTCACGGCAGTCGGCGGCAAGGGCTTCGTGATCGAGCGCGGTCTGCGCGATGGGTCCGATCGCATTGTGCCGCTCGTGGACGGCGTTCCGCAGCCGCCGATCGCGGCCATGCGGGAAGCGCTGGTCGCACGCGCCGCGGCCGTTGCATGGGCGCCGGCGCCGGTGCTGGACGTCGCGCCGGTCCGTGCCGATGATGCGTATGCGCATACCCGATCCGAACCTCTGCCGGATGGCGCGCTGCGAGTGCGCATCGGCGATCGCGCGTGCACGTGGGTGCACGTGGATGTGCACTCGGGACTGATCCTGAACCGGATGGACGACAGCCGGCGCGCCTACCGCTGGCTGTACATGGGTCTGCACACCTTCGACTTTCCGTTCCTGAACCGGGTGGGGTCGCTATGGCGGATACTGATGCTGGCGGCCCTGTGCGCGGGACTCGGGCTGAGCGTCAGCGCGCTGGTGCTTGGCAAGCGGCGCCTGGCGCGGGCGATCAAGCCGCGCGGATAG
- a CDS encoding Rrf2 family transcriptional regulator, producing the protein MYYHKLHETRQQTLIHPAPAAAHGAQQAPLTSEELAGFLQTNPVLVRRTLAGLRERGYVGSEKGHGGGWVVTADLRRVTLHDIYLSVGSPTVFAMGNRLEQPECLVEKVVNQSLTSAFDEAEALLVSRFADVTLADLSERFDAQYTQHGEQQHVHLPKPG; encoded by the coding sequence ATGTACTATCATAAGTTACATGAAACGCGACAGCAAACTCTCATCCATCCTGCACCTGCTGCTGCACATGGCGCACAGCAAGCGCCCCTCACGTCCGAGGAGCTGGCGGGCTTCCTGCAGACCAATCCGGTGCTGGTGCGGCGCACGCTGGCCGGCTTGCGCGAGCGCGGTTACGTCGGCTCCGAAAAAGGCCATGGCGGCGGCTGGGTCGTGACGGCGGACCTGCGCCGGGTCACGCTGCACGACATCTACCTGAGCGTAGGATCGCCGACGGTCTTCGCGATGGGAAATCGCCTGGAGCAACCCGAGTGCCTGGTCGAGAAAGTCGTCAATCAGTCGCTCACCAGCGCCTTCGACGAAGCCGAGGCCTTGCTGGTCAGCCGCTTCGCCGACGTCACGCTGGCCGACCTGTCCGAGCGCTTCGATGCGCAGTACACTCAACATGGAGAACAACAACATGTCCACCTCCCGAAACCAGGCTGA
- the nhaA gene encoding Na+/H+ antiporter NhaA, which yields MTFDLSFPLSRTFQDFAASGKAGGTILILCTLVSLVLANSPLGHSYLHFWHMPLAGLSIELWINDALMAVFFLLIGLELERELYNGELSDPKNALLPMLAAAGGIIVPALIHFSLNHGTSTQAGIGIPMATDIAFALGVLALLGSSVPASLKIFLTALAVMDDLGAIIVIALFYTAQLSIGYLAGALAVFVLLVVLNRFGRVMALTPYLLGGALMWFLMLKSGVHATIAGVLLAFAIPYSATRDDEKSPSHRLEHTLHKPVAFLILPIFALCNTGIVIGADWANSLLSSNSLGIILGLVLGKPIGIVLATLAAVMLGLSRLPTGLAWRHVIGAGLLGGIGFTMSIFITNLAYSGEADIVNASKMAILAASLSAALAGLGWLRFGRSSLTRTGA from the coding sequence ATGACTTTCGACCTGTCGTTCCCGCTCTCTCGAACCTTCCAGGACTTCGCGGCTTCCGGCAAAGCCGGCGGTACGATCCTGATCCTTTGCACACTTGTCTCGCTTGTGCTTGCAAATTCGCCGCTGGGCCATTCCTATCTGCACTTCTGGCACATGCCGCTGGCGGGTTTGAGCATCGAACTCTGGATCAACGATGCGTTGATGGCCGTGTTCTTCCTGCTGATCGGGCTCGAACTGGAGCGCGAACTGTACAACGGCGAACTATCCGACCCGAAGAATGCCTTGCTGCCCATGCTGGCTGCGGCAGGCGGCATCATCGTTCCGGCGCTCATCCATTTCAGCCTCAACCATGGTACGTCGACACAGGCCGGAATCGGCATTCCCATGGCGACGGACATCGCATTCGCGTTAGGCGTTCTGGCGCTGCTGGGCAGCTCGGTACCGGCTTCGCTGAAGATCTTCCTGACCGCGTTGGCGGTCATGGATGACCTCGGCGCGATCATCGTGATCGCGCTGTTTTATACGGCGCAGCTATCAATCGGCTATCTCGCTGGCGCGCTCGCCGTGTTTGTACTGCTGGTCGTACTAAACAGGTTCGGGCGCGTCATGGCCCTGACGCCATATCTGCTTGGCGGCGCCCTGATGTGGTTCCTGATGCTGAAGTCGGGCGTGCATGCCACTATCGCCGGGGTGCTGCTGGCGTTTGCAATCCCCTACTCCGCCACACGCGACGACGAAAAATCGCCGTCGCACCGCCTCGAGCACACTCTTCACAAGCCAGTGGCCTTCCTGATCCTGCCGATTTTTGCCCTGTGCAATACAGGGATCGTGATTGGCGCCGACTGGGCCAACAGCTTGTTGTCTTCCAACAGCCTCGGCATCATCCTCGGCCTTGTGCTTGGCAAGCCGATCGGAATCGTCTTGGCGACGCTTGCAGCTGTCATGCTCGGTCTGTCTCGGCTGCCGACCGGCCTGGCTTGGCGCCATGTGATTGGTGCAGGCCTGTTAGGCGGCATCGGCTTCACCATGTCAATATTCATTACAAACCTGGCCTACAGTGGCGAAGCCGATATCGTGAATGCATCGAAGATGGCGATTTTGGCAGCATCGCTGTCGGCTGCCCTGGCTGGTTTAGGTTGGTTGAGATTCGGCAGGAGTTCATTAACACGTACCGGTGCATGA